A stretch of Bos taurus isolate L1 Dominette 01449 registration number 42190680 breed Hereford chromosome 5, ARS-UCD2.0, whole genome shotgun sequence DNA encodes these proteins:
- the LOC531557 gene encoding apolipoprotein L2 isoform X3: protein MTKVLTSCLSQHPASDSVRWPGEHTRSMDSRWQSPRPGRPGRGGPPASLDFSCFLPWPKPPPAPRPWGITTEAVSSSSSQPPAQPLCKDIEIFFEDVVECLWDILSRETLLLLLNEFLERIKAEASLSREDVDELHKYLNELKRALVEEDKERLSKEQLDRRRFLNKFRRVKRQLEECISRFRDLADKVEKVHKGCTISNVLVHSTGAVSGILTIVGLALAPVTMGASVVLLATGIGLGAAATVTSVSTSIIEHVNRSSAETEASRMMSSLIKKWKVLLEVLKSIPTTEKVTKAVQCIEMHIHAMETGQAIPGSEANANIGIFRQWLLDDNGGDEVGGSSGVTTQWMEHLTRCQELFGSRVHQETSEVSMKIQMWRRNRG from the exons ATGACCAAGGTGCTGACTTCCTGCCTCTCCCAACACCCAGCAAGTGACTCAGTACGGTGGCCTGGAGAGCACACGCGGAGCATGGACAGCAGATGGCAGTCCCCAAGGCCAGGCAGGCCTGGGAGAGGAGGTCCTCCAGCATCATTGgacttctcttgctttctcccttGGCCCaagcctcctcctgctcccagacCCTGGGGCATCACCACAGAAGCTGTTTCCTCCAGCTCTTCCCAGCCACCAGCCCAGCCGCTCTGCAAGG ATATTGAGATCTTTTTTGAGGATGTCGTTGAGTGTCTCTGGGACATACTGAGCAGAGAGACACTGCTACTCCTGCTGAATGAATTCCTGGAGAGAATTAAAGCTGAGGCCAGTTTGTCCAG GGAAGATGTGGATGAACTACACAAATATCTGAATGAATTGAAAAGAGCCTTGGTTgaggaagacaaagaaagactCTCCAAAGAGCAGCTGGACAGGAGGAGGTTTCTGAATAAGTTTCGTCGGGTGAAACGGCAGCTGGAGGAGTGCATAAGCAGGTTCCGTGACCTCGCAGACAAGGTTGAGAAGGTCCATAAGGGATGTACCATCTCCAATGTGTTGGTCCACAGCACCGGTGCTGTGTCTGGTATTCTGACCATCGTTGGCCTGGCTCTGGCACCCGTGACAATGGGGGCCAGTGTGGTGCTCTTGGCCACTGGGATAGGGCTGGGAGCAGCAGCTACTGTTACCAGTGTGTCCACCAGTATCATCGAACATGTGAATAGGTCATCAGCAGAAACCGAAGCCAGTCGCATGATGTCAAGTCTCATCAAGAAATGGAAGGTTCTCCTAGAGGTACTCAAGAGCATTCCCACAACAGAGAAAGTCACAAAAGCTGTACAGTGCATTGAAATGCACATCCATGCCATGGAGACAGGCCAAGCCATTCCTGGCTCTGAAGCCAATGCAAACATAGGC ATCTTCAGGCAGTGGCTTCTTGATGACAATGGTGGTGATGAGGTTGGTGGCAGCAGTGGTGTGACAACACAGTGGATGGAACATCTGACACGTTGCCAGGAGCTCTTTGGGTCCAGAGTGCACCAAGAGACCAGTGAAGTTTCCATGAAAATCCAAATGTGGAGGAGGAACAGAGGttga
- the LOC531557 gene encoding apolipoprotein L3 isoform X5 — translation MSSENFGYSSDIEIFFEDVVECLWDILSRETLLLLLNEFLERIKAEASLSREDVDELHKYLNELKRALVEEDKERLSKEQLDRRRFLNKFRRVKRQLEECISRFRDLADKVEKVHKGCTISNVLVHSTGAVSGILTIVGLALAPVTMGASVVLLATGIGLGAAATVTSVSTSIIEHVNRSSAETEASRMMSSLIKKWKVLLEVLKSIPTTEKVTKAVQCIEMHIHAMETGQAIPGSEANANIGVSAGRISYPAIEQIETGFKATALTITKGARIGGLATAGVFLLVDVGFMVKESMHLHDGAKTEAAESLRRRAWELERKLEELTQIYESLQEDLI, via the exons ATGAGCTCAGAAAACTTCGGATACTCCTCAG ATATTGAGATCTTTTTTGAGGATGTCGTTGAGTGTCTCTGGGACATACTGAGCAGAGAGACACTGCTACTCCTGCTGAATGAATTCCTGGAGAGAATTAAAGCTGAGGCCAGTTTGTCCAG GGAAGATGTGGATGAACTACACAAATATCTGAATGAATTGAAAAGAGCCTTGGTTgaggaagacaaagaaagactCTCCAAAGAGCAGCTGGACAGGAGGAGGTTTCTGAATAAGTTTCGTCGGGTGAAACGGCAGCTGGAGGAGTGCATAAGCAGGTTCCGTGACCTCGCAGACAAGGTTGAGAAGGTCCATAAGGGATGTACCATCTCCAATGTGTTGGTCCACAGCACCGGTGCTGTGTCTGGTATTCTGACCATCGTTGGCCTGGCTCTGGCACCCGTGACAATGGGGGCCAGTGTGGTGCTCTTGGCCACTGGGATAGGGCTGGGAGCAGCAGCTACTGTTACCAGTGTGTCCACCAGTATCATCGAACATGTGAATAGGTCATCAGCAGAAACCGAAGCCAGTCGCATGATGTCAAGTCTCATCAAGAAATGGAAGGTTCTCCTAGAGGTACTCAAGAGCATTCCCACAACAGAGAAAGTCACAAAAGCTGTACAGTGCATTGAAATGCACATCCATGCCATGGAGACAGGCCAAGCCATTCCTGGCTCTGAAGCCAATGCAAACATAGGCGTGAGTGCTGGGAGAATCTCATATCCAGCCATCGAGCAGATAGAGACAGGTTTCAAAGCCACAGCTTTAACAATTACCAAAGGAGCCCGGATCGGGGGTTTGGCCACTGCAGGGGTCTTCCTTCTGGTGGATGTGGGCTTTATGGTCAAGGAGTCAATGCACCTGCATGATGGTGCAAAGACAGAAGCAGCTGAAAGCCTGAGGCGGCGGGCATGGGAGTTGGAGAGGAAGTTGGAGGAGCTCACCCAGATCTATGAGAGTCTGCAGGAGGACCTGATTTAA
- the LOC531557 gene encoding apolipoprotein L2 isoform X2: MSSENFGYSSASDSVRWPGEHTRSMDSRWQSPRPGRPGRGGPPASLDFSCFLPWPKPPPAPRPWGITTEAVSSSSSQPPAQPLCKDIEIFFEDVVECLWDILSRETLLLLLNEFLERIKAEASLSREDVDELHKYLNELKRALVEEDKERLSKEQLDRRRFLNKFRRVKRQLEECISRFRDLADKVEKVHKGCTISNVLVHSTGAVSGILTIVGLALAPVTMGASVVLLATGIGLGAAATVTSVSTSIIEHVNRSSAETEASRMMSSLIKKWKVLLEVLKSIPTTEKVTKAVQCIEMHIHAMETGQAIPGSEANANIGVSAGRISYPAIEQIETGFKATALTITKGARIGGLATAGVFLLVDVGFMVKESMHLHDGAKTEAAESLRRRAWELERKLEELTQIYESLQEDLI, translated from the exons ATGAGCTCAGAAAACTTCGGATACTCCTCAG CAAGTGACTCAGTACGGTGGCCTGGAGAGCACACGCGGAGCATGGACAGCAGATGGCAGTCCCCAAGGCCAGGCAGGCCTGGGAGAGGAGGTCCTCCAGCATCATTGgacttctcttgctttctcccttGGCCCaagcctcctcctgctcccagacCCTGGGGCATCACCACAGAAGCTGTTTCCTCCAGCTCTTCCCAGCCACCAGCCCAGCCGCTCTGCAAGG ATATTGAGATCTTTTTTGAGGATGTCGTTGAGTGTCTCTGGGACATACTGAGCAGAGAGACACTGCTACTCCTGCTGAATGAATTCCTGGAGAGAATTAAAGCTGAGGCCAGTTTGTCCAG GGAAGATGTGGATGAACTACACAAATATCTGAATGAATTGAAAAGAGCCTTGGTTgaggaagacaaagaaagactCTCCAAAGAGCAGCTGGACAGGAGGAGGTTTCTGAATAAGTTTCGTCGGGTGAAACGGCAGCTGGAGGAGTGCATAAGCAGGTTCCGTGACCTCGCAGACAAGGTTGAGAAGGTCCATAAGGGATGTACCATCTCCAATGTGTTGGTCCACAGCACCGGTGCTGTGTCTGGTATTCTGACCATCGTTGGCCTGGCTCTGGCACCCGTGACAATGGGGGCCAGTGTGGTGCTCTTGGCCACTGGGATAGGGCTGGGAGCAGCAGCTACTGTTACCAGTGTGTCCACCAGTATCATCGAACATGTGAATAGGTCATCAGCAGAAACCGAAGCCAGTCGCATGATGTCAAGTCTCATCAAGAAATGGAAGGTTCTCCTAGAGGTACTCAAGAGCATTCCCACAACAGAGAAAGTCACAAAAGCTGTACAGTGCATTGAAATGCACATCCATGCCATGGAGACAGGCCAAGCCATTCCTGGCTCTGAAGCCAATGCAAACATAGGCGTGAGTGCTGGGAGAATCTCATATCCAGCCATCGAGCAGATAGAGACAGGTTTCAAAGCCACAGCTTTAACAATTACCAAAGGAGCCCGGATCGGGGGTTTGGCCACTGCAGGGGTCTTCCTTCTGGTGGATGTGGGCTTTATGGTCAAGGAGTCAATGCACCTGCATGATGGTGCAAAGACAGAAGCAGCTGAAAGCCTGAGGCGGCGGGCATGGGAGTTGGAGAGGAAGTTGGAGGAGCTCACCCAGATCTATGAGAGTCTGCAGGAGGACCTGATTTAA
- the LOC531557 gene encoding apolipoprotein L2 isoform X1 → MTKVLTSCLSQHPASDSVRWPGEHTRSMDSRWQSPRPGRPGRGGPPASLDFSCFLPWPKPPPAPRPWGITTEAVSSSSSQPPAQPLCKDIEIFFEDVVECLWDILSRETLLLLLNEFLERIKAEASLSREDVDELHKYLNELKRALVEEDKERLSKEQLDRRRFLNKFRRVKRQLEECISRFRDLADKVEKVHKGCTISNVLVHSTGAVSGILTIVGLALAPVTMGASVVLLATGIGLGAAATVTSVSTSIIEHVNRSSAETEASRMMSSLIKKWKVLLEVLKSIPTTEKVTKAVQCIEMHIHAMETGQAIPGSEANANIGVSAGRISYPAIEQIETGFKATALTITKGARIGGLATAGVFLLVDVGFMVKESMHLHDGAKTEAAESLRRRAWELERKLEELTQIYESLQEDLI, encoded by the exons ATGACCAAGGTGCTGACTTCCTGCCTCTCCCAACACCCAGCAAGTGACTCAGTACGGTGGCCTGGAGAGCACACGCGGAGCATGGACAGCAGATGGCAGTCCCCAAGGCCAGGCAGGCCTGGGAGAGGAGGTCCTCCAGCATCATTGgacttctcttgctttctcccttGGCCCaagcctcctcctgctcccagacCCTGGGGCATCACCACAGAAGCTGTTTCCTCCAGCTCTTCCCAGCCACCAGCCCAGCCGCTCTGCAAGG ATATTGAGATCTTTTTTGAGGATGTCGTTGAGTGTCTCTGGGACATACTGAGCAGAGAGACACTGCTACTCCTGCTGAATGAATTCCTGGAGAGAATTAAAGCTGAGGCCAGTTTGTCCAG GGAAGATGTGGATGAACTACACAAATATCTGAATGAATTGAAAAGAGCCTTGGTTgaggaagacaaagaaagactCTCCAAAGAGCAGCTGGACAGGAGGAGGTTTCTGAATAAGTTTCGTCGGGTGAAACGGCAGCTGGAGGAGTGCATAAGCAGGTTCCGTGACCTCGCAGACAAGGTTGAGAAGGTCCATAAGGGATGTACCATCTCCAATGTGTTGGTCCACAGCACCGGTGCTGTGTCTGGTATTCTGACCATCGTTGGCCTGGCTCTGGCACCCGTGACAATGGGGGCCAGTGTGGTGCTCTTGGCCACTGGGATAGGGCTGGGAGCAGCAGCTACTGTTACCAGTGTGTCCACCAGTATCATCGAACATGTGAATAGGTCATCAGCAGAAACCGAAGCCAGTCGCATGATGTCAAGTCTCATCAAGAAATGGAAGGTTCTCCTAGAGGTACTCAAGAGCATTCCCACAACAGAGAAAGTCACAAAAGCTGTACAGTGCATTGAAATGCACATCCATGCCATGGAGACAGGCCAAGCCATTCCTGGCTCTGAAGCCAATGCAAACATAGGCGTGAGTGCTGGGAGAATCTCATATCCAGCCATCGAGCAGATAGAGACAGGTTTCAAAGCCACAGCTTTAACAATTACCAAAGGAGCCCGGATCGGGGGTTTGGCCACTGCAGGGGTCTTCCTTCTGGTGGATGTGGGCTTTATGGTCAAGGAGTCAATGCACCTGCATGATGGTGCAAAGACAGAAGCAGCTGAAAGCCTGAGGCGGCGGGCATGGGAGTTGGAGAGGAAGTTGGAGGAGCTCACCCAGATCTATGAGAGTCTGCAGGAGGACCTGATTTAA
- the LOC531557 gene encoding apolipoprotein L2 isoform X4 encodes MTKVLTSCLSQHPASDSVRWPGEHTRSMDSRWQSPRPGRPGRGGPPASLDFSCFLPWPKPPPAPRPWGITTEAVSSSSSQPPAQPLCKDIEIFFEDVVECLWDILSRETLLLLLNEFLERIKAEASLSREDVDELHKYLNELKRALVEEDKERLSKEQLDRRRFLNKFRRVKRQLEECISRFRDLADKVEKVHKGCTISNVLVHSTGAVSGILTIVGLALAPVTMGASVVLLATGIGLGAAATVTSVSTSIIEHVNRSSAETEASRMMSSLIKKWKVLLEIFRQWLLDDNGGDEVGGSSGVTTQWMEHLTRCQELFGSRVHQETSEVSMKIQMWRRNRG; translated from the exons ATGACCAAGGTGCTGACTTCCTGCCTCTCCCAACACCCAGCAAGTGACTCAGTACGGTGGCCTGGAGAGCACACGCGGAGCATGGACAGCAGATGGCAGTCCCCAAGGCCAGGCAGGCCTGGGAGAGGAGGTCCTCCAGCATCATTGgacttctcttgctttctcccttGGCCCaagcctcctcctgctcccagacCCTGGGGCATCACCACAGAAGCTGTTTCCTCCAGCTCTTCCCAGCCACCAGCCCAGCCGCTCTGCAAGG ATATTGAGATCTTTTTTGAGGATGTCGTTGAGTGTCTCTGGGACATACTGAGCAGAGAGACACTGCTACTCCTGCTGAATGAATTCCTGGAGAGAATTAAAGCTGAGGCCAGTTTGTCCAG GGAAGATGTGGATGAACTACACAAATATCTGAATGAATTGAAAAGAGCCTTGGTTgaggaagacaaagaaagactCTCCAAAGAGCAGCTGGACAGGAGGAGGTTTCTGAATAAGTTTCGTCGGGTGAAACGGCAGCTGGAGGAGTGCATAAGCAGGTTCCGTGACCTCGCAGACAAGGTTGAGAAGGTCCATAAGGGATGTACCATCTCCAATGTGTTGGTCCACAGCACCGGTGCTGTGTCTGGTATTCTGACCATCGTTGGCCTGGCTCTGGCACCCGTGACAATGGGGGCCAGTGTGGTGCTCTTGGCCACTGGGATAGGGCTGGGAGCAGCAGCTACTGTTACCAGTGTGTCCACCAGTATCATCGAACATGTGAATAGGTCATCAGCAGAAACCGAAGCCAGTCGCATGATGTCAAGTCTCATCAAGAAATGGAAGGTTCTCCTAGAG ATCTTCAGGCAGTGGCTTCTTGATGACAATGGTGGTGATGAGGTTGGTGGCAGCAGTGGTGTGACAACACAGTGGATGGAACATCTGACACGTTGCCAGGAGCTCTTTGGGTCCAGAGTGCACCAAGAGACCAGTGAAGTTTCCATGAAAATCCAAATGTGGAGGAGGAACAGAGGttga